gcatgtgcatacatagcgggtcaggcttgtaagcgagcaaccgtttgtagctgcagtttatggcgggtaatggcccatcgaacataggccggtttgAGGCGGAGTGTAcatcattaagttaagtagtggttctgACTGTCATACatatactgtttgtgttttcctttcttttttgtttataatgtatagctatggtgttcttttaatcattggaaaaggtcttcttaggcacttgtaggttttattgttgttctgaagaaggtgtagttacctatgccgaaacctgggttaacactaggtgctttttttcgcAATTGAGGCgggttttagttttttaatattctGGCGGTGTATTTAGAATTGCGTGTTGCAAATCGTTGCGGATTGCCGGTACATTGAGTGTagtattttgtgttttgttttcatgctACATATGATTAATATGGTAGTGACAGTTTTCGcccgagaaaagaaatttttgtcagAAGGATTTTATGTTTTCGACAAAAGTAGGAAGATAATTATGTGCAAATACTGCAATGTGTATATTGAGAGGCAGAGGAAGGACACATGCCCGAAACATTAATAACAGTTCTTCCCATAATAAAAACAAGGACAAGGCGCTAACAACTATTGGTATAAAAAGACAAGCTATGCTCACAGAAGTCACTGCAGCGGCAAAATGAGCGATAAatgataaagaagaaatcattttatCGACTACTCAAGCTTTCATTGAGGCTAACATTCTGATAGAAAAAGTTGATCATCCGAAGCTGAGAGAATGGATGAACAAATACATACCGGTTTGTGTAATAATTAATTTACCATCTACTAATCGCAGCAAAGATTAGGTAATCTCGATAGCCAATAATTTTTGTTGGTCAGAATAGgcctatattaaaaataatttttcctcaAGCAACCTCTTAAAAAAGTCTTATAATTGGGTAATGTGGTAATTTAATTCATTACATAGTACTCTAATAGCAGTTCTATTGACATTTTTAAGGTTTTGGAGACTTACCCTCAGCTGGAAGACTACAGGAAGGTTACATACCTCGAATCatcaaagaagaagaggaaagattaaaaggagtcatgaaaggtGAAAGAGTTTCAATTCTTTGCGATGAAACAACAGACAGGAAAGGGCAGTGTGTGTTTGTGGTTCTGATAAAAGTACTTAGTTGTGGCGATGGTGCAGTTCATAAATTATTTGTCGGGGGACTGACAGTTATTGCAAATGAAAATGCTACAGAATGTGTGCCAGGAATTATGAGTGTaaagcagaaacttgaaattcagTACAGAAATGTTTCTATAACTTCAGATTCAGCCCGTTATATGGGCAAGTGTATAAATGCAGTTAAGGTTTTAGTTTCAGAAGGGTTAGTACACACAAAATGCTGGGCTCATAAATTAAATTTGGTTACCAATGTGTTGGCTGTGGAACTTTGTGATTTGAACCATTGTGTTTTGCAGACAAAACACATCTTCCTTAATACCCGAAAGAGAATGCATGCATACATTCAGTTCTTAGCTCAGAAATACATAGGTGTACACACAAAAGCTAaacttttccctattcctgtcatcaCCAGGTGGAACTCGTGGTTTGAAAGTTTCGAGTAACTTGGAGAATATCTCTGTGATATAATAGAATTTGTTGAAACTGTTGAAGATGAGAGTGTAGCTGTCAATTATTTTAAAGCTTTGACTTCTGctgaagcaaaaaataaataaataaataaataaataaataaaaataataaaaaataaaaataaaaaaaataaatgcctACCTATTTTTCTTGTTGAGCACTGCTCAAAATGTTGCAATTTGCTGCTGACATTAGAGGGCTCCAGGATACTGTTAATTCGTCTTCTGCAGTCTAAGCTTGGTGACCTTGCAAAGAGCTTTAAGTTACTAGAGGATGCTTTTTTTTTCCGAGACAACCTCAGAAAAACTTCTTAAACTGCCAGAGCATATTCAAGTACAGTTAACATCACTCTTCCAGTCTGTAGGTAGAGCAAGTCTTACAAAACTGAACCACTTGCTGGAGTGTGACTGAGGAAAAATTGTATTTCTTCTAAAGGTAAATTGTTTGATCTGAGAAACATTATAAAAGGCAATTTAGACAGTGCTGAAATCTCTCAGCTGATAAAGAAAATTCCCATTCTGCAAGAACTTCCAATGTCAGAATATCTTGCACCATACACATTGTTTAGGGATTTAGTAGCTAGTTCTTGAAGAGAAGGTAAAGATGTTGATGTGATTGGTATCTATCCATGAAAGCAGAATATGAACGTTTTGTGGAAGCTGCAGTGAAGGCTTTGTGGATCCCAGTCAGTAATGTTGATAGTGAGAGATCATTTTCTAGATATTGCAATATAATGTCTGACAGGAGAACAGCTCTGACTCCCAGTAATATGGAAGTCATGGTATCCTTGTCTTTCTCAGACTGacttgtgtgttgtgtacatagactAGGACAAGATAAATGTTTTCATGGTTTGGTATGTGTGTTTTAATAagatttataatttttatgtttcttcaatttatgtaaaataaaatatttttcactgcaaatgtgccataaatgtacactcctggaaatggaaacaagaacacattgacaccggtgtgtcagacccaccatacttgctccagacactgcgagagggctgtacaagcaatgatcacacgcacggcacagcggacacaccaggaaccgcggtgttggccgtcgaatggcgctagctgcgcagcatttgtgcaccgccgccgtcagtgtcagccagtttgccgtggcatacggagctccatcgcagtctttaacactggtagcatgccacgacagcgtggacgtgaaccgtatgtgcagttgacggactttgagcgagggcgtatagtgggcatgcgggaggccgggtggacgtaccgccgaattgctcaacacgtggggcgtgaggtctccacagaacatcgatgttgtcgccagtggtcggaggaaggtgcacgtgcctgtcgacctgggaccggaccgcagcgacgtacggatgcacgccaagaccgtaggatcctacgcagtgccgtaggggaccgcaccgccacttcccagcaaattagggacactgttgctcctggggtatcggggaggaccattcgcaaccgtctccatgaagctgggctacggtcccgcacaccgttaggccgtcttccgctcacgccccaacaacgtgcagcccacttccagtggtgtcgcgacaggcgtgaatggagggacgaatggagacgtgtcgtcttcagcgatgagagtcgcttctgccttggtgccaatgatggtcgtatgcgtgtttggcgccgtgcaggtgagcgccacaatcaggactgcatacgaccgaggcacacagggccaacacccggcatcatggtgtggggagcgatctcctacactggccatacacctctggtgatcgtcgaggggacactgaatagtgcacggtacatccaaaccgtcatcgaacccatcgttctaccattcctagaccggcaagggaacttgctgttccaacaggacaatgcacgtccgcatgtatcccgtgccacccaacgtgctctagaaggtgtaagtcaactaccctggccagcaagatctccggatctgtcccccattgagcatgtttgggactggatgaagcgtcgtctcacgcggtctgcacgtgcagcacgaacgctggtccaactgaggcgccaggtggaaatggcatggtaagccgttccacatgactacatccagcatctctacgatcgtctccatgggagaatagcagcctgcattgctgcgaatggtggatatacactgtactagtgccgacattgtgcatgctctgttgcctgtgtctatgtgcctgtggttctgtcaatgtgatcatgtgatgtatctgaccccagtaatgtgtcaataaagtttccccttcctgggacaatgaattcacggtgttcttatttcaatttccaggagtgtatttcctttacCTTTTACtactgaaaagtggaaataaaatttagtgaaattattgacgaaatggaaaaaaaacctaGTGAAAAATATACcgaaataactttttaaaaatgatGGAATCGGGCAAAAATGTTTGCCACAAACAGGTGCCTCTACTCATGAGATATCACGTGACTTCACATGGAGAGGGCACATGGTGCAGCAGTGCATTGGCAGTGACTGTATATGGTCACACATGAGACTCTGCAGGATAGTGGCTGAAAGCAGTAATGTGGAAGGGGCAATGTGGCCTACTGCACAATATAAAGGTGGAAGCATCATCATCCAGGAGGGACATCTGTGCAGCTCACACCCCAGCCTGGACTTGCAGTACTGTGTTACATCTAAGAGAAAAGCCAAGTATGAAATACATTGTCAATAACAAAATGGGCAACTGTAATAACAAAAGAGGCAATGGTAAGGTCTTAAGGCATGGCAAGAGGAGCCACAGACCTGGAAGCAGGCTGGCTGAAGCCTGGCTGATAGGCAGCTGTGCATAACAAGTCAAAAGCCATAAACACACAAAGAAGGCCATGTGTACTTCTAACAAAGGAGTCCTCAATAAGGACTGGAATTATAACTTATAAGCATATAACACTTCTGGCTAGAGAGAGAGCATTTCAGACAATttccactgtttgttgatattctgtaaaatgaaattgaaaaatgtTGGACTATTCTGATTTTAAAATAAGCAAAAATATGGAAAGGACCTGAACACGGTATCTCCAGTGTAGTAGCTGTAGACCTTAACTGCTGCGCCATGCTCACTTGGCTGGAACATGTCTAACGTTTGGGTATTACAGTGCGCAGTGAACTTCAGAATCAATTTTCTTGAAATCCAAGGCTCATCACAAAAAAAGCGGATAGCCTCATACTCAGGGCATGTCCCTCTACTACAACATATCCAAGACCCATCTCCTTCCAGGGGATTTTGTACAATCAGCGATAGTGTACTTTCATTCAGGTCACTTTCTCAGTTTTGCTCAGATGAGCTTTAAGGATTGTAGTTACTGAAGTCTTGCATATTTGCTCCTATATTTCCCAACCGAGTTCCGTAACTCACCAAAATATTCAGTTAGCCTTCTCCGCATTAGCTGACAGGATGGACCATCTTGAGCTTCTTGTGTCATTTAGTGTCTAAAGCACTTACTGGATCTGACAATTCTCATTCACACTTTGTTTGGGATTTTGCTGTCAGTAGGCATCATCCCATTTAAAAACTTTGTAACTGTTGTAAATAACATAAAGGTCACAAAATCTATGTGTTATCTGTAAATACACACCCTTGCCTACAATTCAATTCAGCGAAAAATGCATATTGGCAGCATCTTCTATGCCTGAaatatttgtggtgcaattggTAGGTGATTTACCCTGTAGTCTGtgtcattttcatttgacttccccttaCATGTAGCATCTATGGACACTTTGTCAGCTCTCTTGCACAGATTAccttgtacaatgtagacagtaaTAAAATGTGTACTATACAAGGGATTCCATGTGGTAATTAAGGCTATGTTTGCTCTTAAACCTCTTCTGACACACATCACAGCCAAATGGGCATCCTCCAGTGTGGACAGAAATGTGCAGCATCAGGGTAGAATTCCGTGTAAATTTCTTATGGCAGACGCTGCAGCTGAATGGGATGTCACCTGTGTGCCTCCGTGAGTGGAGCTTGAGGCTGGTACTCCGTGTAAATGACTTGAGACAGACACAAAAGATGTATGGACGTTCACCAATGTGCACTTGTGAGTGATTCTTCAAGTGGATCTGACTCCTGAATGACTTGCCACACTCATCACAGATGTATGGACGTTCATTTGCGTGCACATATGAATGATCCCTCAGGTTACCGCTGGTCTTAAATCTCTTCTGGCACACATCACAACTATTTGGACATTCACCCATGTGCAGATGTGAATGATTATTCAGGTCACTACTGTTTGTGAAGCCCTTATGGCACACAGTACAACTATGTGGACGTTCACCTGTATGCAGCAGCACATGCCTCTTCAGGGTGCCACTTTCTGTAAATGTCTTGTTGCAAATATCACAACTATATGGGCGTTCACCAATGTGCTGCAGCAAATGCCTCCTCAGCGTGTTAGCATATATGAAAGTCCTGCTGCAAACGTCACAGCTGTATGGATGTTCATCTGCGTACAGACGAGAATGATTCTTTAGGTTCTGCTATTCATGAATACCTTCTGAAACACACCACAACTATATGGACACACACCCGTGTGCAGACGTGAATGATTCTTCAGGTCACTACTGTTTGTGAAGCCCTTATGACACACACTACAACTATGTGGACGTTCACCTGTGTGCAGCAACTCATGCCTTCTCAGGTTGCTGCTGTTGTGAGATGTCACGTTGCAAACATAACAACTGTAAGGGAGTTCTGCACTGTGTAGACAGGAATGGATCTTCAAGTTGTTTCTGTTCTTGAATGTttttctgcaaatgtcacagctgtaTGGGTGCTCACACAGATGGGAATGCCTCTTCAAGCTGTCACCCCTTGACAATATTTTGTGGCACACACTGCAAGAATACAGCATGTCATCTCTTTTATTACCACAGGAGGCTTCCCGGTTGGAGATGCATGGTACGTTGTTGCCTGTTCCTGCAGTTAGTCCAACTCTGGCAATTAAACTGCCACTGATATTAATACTGCTGCCATCCTCCATGTCATCAGGGTGAAAACTGCAAAATTGCAGAGGGAAAaaatgttagtaagttttgataaATGGTAAAATAttctaaatgaaaaataataataaactgtcTCACATAATTCTCAACAAGAAACTACATGTATCAAAGTCTGTAAACACAGTTATAAATGAGCAACAGAATACTTTGACATTGCAGATTTACTTTCTTCTCCAATTGTGGATCATGCGCGTATAACTATAGGTACAACAAGTTTAAAAACTCGTACAAAATTTGTGCTCACTCACTCATCATGTTCTGTGGACTGTACTGTGAACGAGAATCTTCAATAATGAGGAATGAGTCAACATACATTTCTTTATACAGGAAGCAGCTGTCAAAAACTGTATTACCAGTTAACTATTGTTAActgctttaaattctttctgcttaTCCAGAAGATAATCCTAATTAACAGTAAAACTGCTAATTTAGCAAAAGCTGCTGTTACAGCAGTCACAGTAAACAGATATGGTTTCTGTAGGATTTCCTTATCTAAGTACAAGGAtatctacgagggttgtccagaaagtaaattccaatcagtagcgaaatggaaaccacagtgaaaaccagaaacattttattttaaacagtTAGGTAAACCTTTCacccacttctctacatagtcgccactccaactTCAAATTTTAtcatagtgttgtatcaactttccaatatcctaatCATAGAAAGCAGTTGCCAGTGCTtttggccagttatctgcactagtctgcagctcattgtctgtggaaaaattttgtcttcatagccagcagttcttgtgagcagagatatgCTCATTGTTCACTCAAAACTAACAAGAGTGACGCGACATTATCAACAGGCATACTAGAGATACTACccagcacatctgtgcaaagcttttctggattttcccagtggtttccatttcgcgaccggtcagaacttactttctggacaaccttctTATTACAAAAAGGAGTTTTCTGTACACTTTAAGTCTAAACAAATACTTGAACAAGGAACTACATGTCAGAATAACACTGGACAAAATTAAAAAGGAGAACTGAAGGTAGCTGTACAATACCTTTCAGATTCACTGCCACAACTTATTGACTCCATTTCAAATTTGAGGGCctgaaatataataataataataataataataataataataataataataatcccgtgtggagttgatagtctcccatcgggcgcctccccaggtggcggataggggaatgctctccagatatggagggtaccggggaaattaaatacccggggtggaccaaaactatcaaCCGAAATCCACTAACGTCTGGTATCCAGTGCTTAGGGGTCAGTGTCTGTTCACCTAGATGGTGCGGCCGCAGCAAccttcttgatctcaacaatcaagtcgtattcctcgtgatctttcctcggaaggaccaccaccaagttagttttcaacttgaaaaccaaacatgatgataacacaaggaatgaatcCACTACCCCGGGCACCAGTCGCAAAGCTGGCTTTACCTGGTCATCGGATTCCAGGGGACCAGGAGCATCATGTTACGCCTAAGGTTGAGAACCAGACGATGTCCaaattattacatacaaaacaaagacacttcatTGGTACACGTAATACTAATACTCTTTTCAAACTGGGCAAGATCAAACAACTTACAGATGTGCTGCAAAAATTCCATATCAAAATCCTTGCAATCCAGGAAACACAATTTACGGACGAAAACCATTTTGATACAGACAACTACaggatctacaaaggaaaaccagcagTTAAAACTAATGAGAAAGGGCTCAAACAGTTTGGCACAGCATTTGCAGTCCACAAATCTATCAGCGACTCTGTCATTGACTTCCAGTCTGCCTCAGAACGTATTTCAACGCTCTCCATCAAATTGGCCAACAAAGCATATACCTTGATCAATGCACACGCACCCACAAATAACTATAACAAGAAGAACCGTCAGAAAGTGGATGACTTCTGGAATGACCTTGAAGAGACAacaaacaaaattgccaaacaccatgtaataatcttgttaggcgactttaatgcacaattaggtaaagagaaaaaatacaggaaaatcaccggaatccatacagctcacaagagaactaacaagaatggggaaagattgataagctttgcgaaaatttcggcctcgtaattatgtcaacacaattcaaaaaacccaataagaaactgtatacttggaagtcgcccaacacaatgttgggtgaattccagatagaccatgtggccatctccaagagtaacacagcagaaattctgaatgtgagaacaagaagaggattttttgactctgaccaccatcttctacagataaagaccagattacaacccaatagaaaaaagccaaaactaaacgaagtgctgagaccagaccccgaatacataacactcaacaaggaaaacatcttacaggaaattagtcagacaaacaccacaaactggacagaacttgtggacgtcctcaaatccaCGATGAAATTGGGTCAACCTCCGAAAAGGAGAAAACACgctctcatccatccactccacaaaaaaggcgacaaaactgaaccaaacaattacaggggtatctcactcgtaccggtcaaatataaaatcctatcaaaagttctcatgaatagattagaagaacaagctgacccacaaataggagaataccaggctggttttcacaagggacgatcatgcatagagcagatctggaatctgaaaatgattctccagatgagaaacacccgaaacacagaggttacttttgtattttttaaaaaagcctacgactcaatagacagattaGCACTCTGAAAGACGCTGGAagagttcagcattgacagaaagacaagagcaatcattcgggaaacattaactgacacagtctccaaggttaaatttatgggggatatctcgcaaccatttgaaatccaaactggagtgcgacagggtgacagactttcaccattactctttaatatcattcttgaaaaaaccattgggacatgggaaaaagaagccaaaggaatccaaattggcattagaaaagacaatagattcaatgtgaagtgattAGCTTTtgtggatgaccttgcaatcctcacaaataatagaaaagaagccactaacgccatagagaagttacagaaaattgcacaaagaactggtctgcaaatctcatatgagaaaatccagtacatagaaagagtgccacaagacaaattgcctattgtgacaacccatgggaaaatcgtacaagtaccacattttaagtacctgggagaaatcatccagccatcagggatcaacctaaaggccaatgaggaaagaataaaaaaactacagaaagcatataaactcacgtggaactattataactaaaagtccatatccattaacgcaaaattgaggca
The Schistocerca gregaria isolate iqSchGreg1 chromosome 1, iqSchGreg1.2, whole genome shotgun sequence genome window above contains:
- the LOC126297935 gene encoding zinc finger protein 211-like; the protein is HSRLYADEHPYSCDVCSRTFIYANTLRRHLLQHIGERPYSCDICNKTFTESGTLKRHVLLHTGERPHSCTVCHKGFTNSSDLNNHSHLHMGECPNSCDVCQKRFKTSGNLRDHSYVHANERPYICDECGKSFRSQIHLKNHSQVHIGERPYIFCVCLKSFTRSTSLKLHSRRHTGDIPFSCSVCHKKFTRNSTLMLHISVHTGGCPFGCDVCQKRFKSKHSLNYHMESLV
- the LOC126284507 gene encoding zinc finger protein 596-like; the protein is MELIHWMLRERRMKKMRRQQWANMTQCFHPDDMEDGSSINISGSLIARVGLTAGTGNNVPCISNREASCGNKRDDMLYSCSVCHKILSRGDSLKRHSHLCEHPYSCDICRKTFKNRNNLKIHSCLHSAELPYSCYVCNVTSHNSSNLRRHELLHTGERPHSCSVCHKGFTNSSDLKNHSRLHTGVCPYSCGVFQKVFMNSRT